A region of uncultured Draconibacterium sp. DNA encodes the following proteins:
- the htpG gene encoding molecular chaperone HtpG gives MQTGKIGVTSENLFPIIKKFLYSDHDIFLREIVSNAVDATQKLKTLAGKGEYNGDVSEAKVVVKLDTEAKTITVSDNGIGMTAEEVEKYINQIAFSGANEFLDKYKDDANAIIGHFGLGFYSSFMVSEKVDVITKSYKDGSQAVKWSCNGSPEYELEEIEKENVGTDIVMHISEEEKGFLDDAKISDILNKYCKFLPVPVIYGKKKDWKDGQQVDTDEDNQINDVAPAWTKMPADLKDEDYKSFYRKIYPMGDEPLFNIHLNVDYPFNLTGILYFPKIKNNFEVQKNKIQLYSNQVFVTDSVEGIVPEFLTLLHGVIDSPDIPLNVSRSYLQSDSNVKKISSHINKKVADRLHQIYKDNREDFESKWDDLKIFIEYGMLTEEKFNDRAMNFFLLKNSESKYFTWEEYEKLVKENQTDKDNNTIYLYTTNVEEQYTFVEAAKNKGYDVLILDDVLAPHLINKFEQKYTDKRFVRVDSDVVENLIRKEDTAKEEWTWEQKQELSPVFQAVCPQNNDHTYIVDFQDLGENGSPMVITRNEFMRRMKDMSAAQGGMSMYGDLPDSLNLVVNIAHPLVKKVLDAKDKKLGGKLEEMTEKITNQKEEIAGLEKTKEGKKDEEIPAADKEKLETLNAELAKLEEAKREELSGFGKKNKLAKQMVDLALLANGLLKGADLDQFVKRSVELIK, from the coding sequence ATGCAAACAGGAAAAATTGGAGTAACCAGCGAGAATCTTTTCCCAATTATTAAAAAGTTTCTTTATTCTGATCACGACATTTTTTTGCGTGAGATTGTATCAAACGCCGTTGATGCAACACAAAAACTAAAAACACTTGCCGGAAAAGGCGAGTACAATGGAGATGTAAGCGAGGCTAAAGTGGTTGTAAAACTGGATACCGAAGCTAAAACAATTACCGTCTCGGATAACGGTATCGGGATGACTGCTGAAGAGGTGGAGAAGTACATCAACCAGATTGCTTTCTCAGGAGCCAACGAATTCCTTGACAAATACAAAGACGATGCAAATGCGATTATCGGGCATTTCGGATTGGGTTTTTACAGTTCGTTTATGGTGTCGGAAAAAGTAGATGTAATCACAAAATCTTACAAAGATGGTTCGCAGGCAGTAAAATGGAGCTGTAACGGAAGTCCTGAATACGAACTGGAAGAGATAGAAAAGGAAAACGTTGGAACTGACATTGTAATGCACATCAGCGAAGAGGAAAAAGGTTTTCTTGATGATGCAAAAATTTCGGATATACTGAATAAGTACTGTAAATTCCTTCCTGTCCCGGTAATTTACGGAAAGAAAAAAGACTGGAAAGACGGGCAGCAGGTTGATACTGACGAAGACAATCAGATTAATGATGTTGCTCCGGCCTGGACAAAAATGCCGGCCGATTTAAAAGACGAGGATTACAAAAGCTTCTACAGGAAAATATACCCGATGGGCGACGAGCCGTTATTCAATATTCACCTGAATGTTGATTACCCGTTTAACCTGACAGGTATTTTGTATTTCCCAAAAATCAAAAACAATTTCGAGGTTCAGAAAAACAAGATACAGTTGTACAGCAACCAGGTTTTTGTTACCGATTCGGTTGAAGGAATCGTTCCTGAATTTTTGACATTGTTGCACGGTGTGATCGACTCTCCGGATATTCCGTTGAACGTGTCGCGTTCGTACCTGCAAAGCGATTCGAATGTGAAAAAGATCAGCAGCCACATCAATAAAAAAGTGGCCGATCGTTTGCACCAGATTTATAAAGACAACCGCGAAGATTTTGAAAGCAAGTGGGACGACCTGAAGATCTTCATCGAGTATGGAATGTTGACCGAGGAGAAATTCAACGATCGTGCAATGAATTTCTTCCTGTTGAAAAATAGTGAGAGCAAGTATTTCACCTGGGAAGAATACGAAAAACTGGTAAAAGAAAACCAGACTGATAAGGATAACAACACCATTTACCTTTACACAACCAATGTTGAAGAACAATACACTTTTGTTGAAGCAGCGAAAAACAAAGGTTACGATGTGTTGATTTTGGATGACGTGCTGGCACCTCACCTGATTAATAAATTTGAGCAGAAATACACCGACAAACGTTTTGTGCGTGTTGACTCTGACGTGGTTGAAAACCTGATTAGAAAAGAAGATACCGCAAAAGAAGAGTGGACCTGGGAGCAAAAACAAGAGTTGTCGCCGGTATTCCAGGCAGTTTGCCCACAAAATAACGATCATACTTACATTGTTGATTTCCAGGATTTGGGTGAAAACGGTTCGCCGATGGTAATTACCCGTAACGAGTTTATGCGCCGTATGAAAGATATGAGCGCCGCTCAGGGTGGAATGAGTATGTATGGCGACCTGCCCGACTCGTTGAACCTGGTAGTAAACATTGCTCACCCGCTGGTGAAAAAGGTGTTGGATGCCAAAGACAAAAAGCTGGGTGGCAAACTGGAAGAAATGACCGAAAAAATTACTAATCAGAAAGAGGAAATTGCCGGTCTGGAGAAAACTAAAGAAGGCAAAAAAGACGAGGAGATTCCGGCAGCTGACAAAGAAAAGCTGGAAACACTAAATGCGGAGCTGGCGAAACTGGAAGAAGCAAAACGCGAAGAGCTTTCCGGATTTGGTAAAAAGAATAAACTGGCAAAACAAATGGTTGATCTGGCGCTGTTGGCGAACGGCCTGTTAAAAGGTGCCGATCTGGATCAATTTGTGAAGCGCAGTGTTGAACTGATTAAGTAG